The following coding sequences are from one Candidatus Zixiibacteriota bacterium window:
- a CDS encoding NADH-quinone oxidoreductase subunit J, which yields MMELIIFYFAAVAAVGGALMMILQRNPVASVLYLIVSLVALAVLFVQLNAIFVGALLIIVYAGAILVLFLFVIMLLNLRGEKFTEKRPRMDKATRLILAVVFFAELVIIIKEMAFPQRMNSLMVQASPDFGTVRPVAELLYTKYIYPFELTSILLLVAIVGAVVMARKDKSEKEGDS from the coding sequence ATGATGGAACTGATAATTTTCTATTTTGCGGCTGTCGCTGCTGTGGGAGGAGCGCTGATGATGATTCTTCAGCGCAACCCGGTTGCTTCGGTTCTGTACCTGATTGTTTCACTGGTGGCATTGGCCGTCCTGTTTGTGCAGCTTAACGCCATATTTGTCGGCGCTCTCCTTATAATTGTCTATGCCGGCGCCATTCTGGTTCTTTTCCTCTTTGTCATCATGCTCCTGAATCTGCGCGGGGAGAAGTTCACCGAAAAGCGTCCCCGCATGGATAAGGCGACCCGGCTGATTCTGGCCGTTGTTTTCTTCGCGGAACTGGTCATCATTATCAAAGAGATGGCCTTCCCGCAGCGGATGAACAGCCTCATGGTGCAGGCCTCACCCGATTTCGGCACGGTCAGGCCGGTCGCGGAATTACTCTACACCAAATACATTTATCCTTTTGAATTGACTTCCATTTTGTTGCTGGTGGCCATCGTTGGCGCCGTAGTCATGGCCAGGAAAGATAAGAGCGAAAAGGAAGGGGACTCCTGA
- the nuoH gene encoding NADH-quinone oxidoreductase subunit NuoH produces MLTFAIISALKVTVVIIAVLTGCAYATWLERKLVGRFQHRIGPNMAGPFGLLQPIADGIKLIFKEDIVPDNAERITYALAPIVMFIPALLSYAVVPFGDQVTLFGYRIDMVISDLNIGILFIFAVTSLGVYGIVMAGWSSGSKYSLLGGIRSSAQMLSYEVAYGLSIICVLVIAGTLSLKELVAQQEHFLDWFIFRQPVGFVLYAICAVAETNRAPFDLAEAESELVAGYHTEYSSLRFAMFFIGEYANMIAVSSVATTIFLGGWHGPFLPPVVWFSIKVFFFMSVYIWLRATLPRLRYDQLMNFGWKVLFPLALLNVMVTALVFRF; encoded by the coding sequence ATGCTCACTTTCGCCATAATTTCGGCTCTGAAAGTCACCGTAGTGATAATTGCCGTCCTTACCGGTTGCGCTTATGCCACTTGGCTGGAGCGAAAACTGGTCGGCCGTTTTCAGCACCGTATCGGCCCCAATATGGCCGGCCCGTTCGGACTTCTGCAACCGATTGCCGACGGCATAAAACTGATTTTTAAAGAGGATATTGTCCCGGACAACGCCGAGCGCATCACCTATGCCCTGGCCCCGATCGTCATGTTTATTCCCGCTCTCCTTTCTTATGCGGTCGTACCTTTCGGCGACCAGGTGACCCTTTTCGGTTATCGGATCGATATGGTTATCTCGGATCTGAACATCGGTATCCTGTTTATTTTTGCCGTAACCTCTCTTGGCGTCTATGGCATTGTTATGGCCGGCTGGTCATCCGGTTCTAAATATTCGTTGCTTGGCGGGATACGTTCCTCGGCACAGATGCTATCATACGAAGTTGCTTATGGCCTGTCTATTATCTGCGTGCTGGTTATTGCCGGAACCCTCTCGCTCAAGGAACTGGTCGCCCAGCAGGAGCATTTCCTCGACTGGTTCATCTTCCGTCAGCCGGTCGGCTTTGTTCTCTATGCCATTTGCGCCGTGGCCGAAACCAATCGCGCTCCCTTTGACCTGGCCGAGGCCGAATCGGAACTGGTGGCCGGCTACCATACCGAGTACTCATCGCTGCGGTTTGCCATGTTCTTCATCGGAGAGTACGCCAATATGATCGCCGTTTCTTCGGTAGCCACAACTATATTCCTGGGTGGATGGCACGGACCGTTCCTTCCGCCGGTGGTCTGGTTCAGCATCAAAGTGTTTTTCTTTATGTCGGTCTATATCTGGCTGCGGGCCACGCTGCCGCGTCTGCGGTACGACCAACTGATGAATTTCGGATGGAAGGTTTTGTTTCCTCTGGCCCTTCTAAATGTTATGGTGACAGCCCTGGTTTTCAGGTTTTGA
- the nuoI gene encoding NADH-quinone oxidoreductase subunit NuoI: MVDVIKTVFIAFPKGFYTTLKHLFMKPVTIQYPRVKKPMAPRYRGLHYLEIYEDGTERCVCCGLCAAACPADAIYMEGAEKEKSERYAKIYEINLLRCIFCGFCEEACPEEAIFLGHEYEFSNDNRDSFIFTKEQMLTNRPVKEKPFKRIIRRVRRIF; encoded by the coding sequence ATGGTTGATGTCATAAAAACAGTATTCATTGCGTTTCCGAAAGGGTTCTATACTACTCTCAAACACCTTTTCATGAAACCCGTGACTATTCAGTACCCCCGGGTCAAGAAACCGATGGCGCCGCGGTATCGAGGTCTGCATTATCTGGAAATCTACGAGGATGGCACCGAGCGCTGCGTTTGCTGTGGCCTTTGTGCCGCTGCCTGTCCCGCCGATGCCATCTATATGGAGGGGGCGGAAAAGGAAAAAAGCGAAAGATACGCCAAAATCTATGAAATCAATCTATTGAGATGTATTTTCTGCGGATTCTGCGAGGAGGCCTGCCCGGAGGAGGCAATATTTCTCGGCCATGAATATGAGTTTTCTAATGACAATCGCGACTCCTTTATATTTACTAAGGAACAGATGCTGACCAATCGTCCGGTAAAGGAGAAACCTTTTAAACGGATTATTCGCCGGGTGCGAAGGATATTTTAG
- the nuoK gene encoding NADH-quinone oxidoreductase subunit NuoK, with protein MVPMPHYLIVSALLFVIGAAGVILSRNLIIMFMSIEVMLNAANLAIIAFSRFLNLMDGHVFVFLIMAVAAAEAAVGLAIIITIYRNRNSINADRFNLMKW; from the coding sequence ATGGTTCCGATGCCGCATTATCTGATTGTCAGCGCCCTGCTGTTTGTCATCGGCGCGGCCGGCGTGATTCTGTCACGAAACCTGATCATCATGTTTATGTCGATTGAGGTGATGCTCAATGCCGCCAATCTGGCTATCATAGCTTTCTCCCGATTTCTGAACCTAATGGATGGTCATGTTTTTGTCTTTCTGATCATGGCTGTCGCCGCAGCCGAGGCGGCGGTGGGTCTGGCGATTATTATAACAATCTACCGCAATCGGAATTCGATCAATGCCGACCGGTTCAACTTGATGAAATGGTAA